Proteins encoded within one genomic window of Eurosta solidaginis isolate ZX-2024a chromosome 1, ASM4086904v1, whole genome shotgun sequence:
- the CLS gene encoding probable cardiolipin synthase (CMP-forming), protein MLPATIFRQVQCTRNGLSKNLTDLVIGLSTAGPPANGVNCLNRYAAATGFIRITFLDFNQHRNWDIARLRQYADAKKKSLHLRTLQSRNLLQDVIDKKRESFIERKNVLVEDIRGARHKVQERVREKMEEVIERENIMTIPNVLTVGRAFLSPYIGYIIVQQDYRLAMGLLVIAGFTDLLDGQIARRWPSQSSKAGSFLDPMADKLLIGSLVISMGLGELLPWWLAGTVLFRDVFLLAAGFVVRYISLPPPRTFTRYFDATHVTAQLEPTFISKINTGVQLATIGLSLGAPLWNYIDHPLLHGLWYLTGATTVAAALSYILNKNTFKIIRNHRNNT, encoded by the exons ATGTTGCCAGCCACAATATTTCGTCAAGTGCAATGCACGCGAAATGGACTAAGCAAGAATCTTACAGATCTAGTTATTGGCCTTAGCACTGCTGGACCACCTGCCAATGGTGTGAACTGTTTGAATCGTTATGCAGCTGCAACAGGCTTCATACGCATCACATTTCTAGACTTTAATCAACATCGAAACTGGGATATAGCGAGATTGCGACAGTATGCCGATGCAAAAAAGAAATCTCTACACCTAAGAACGCTGCAGAGCCGCAATCTCCTACAGGATGTTATTGACAAGAAACGTGAAAGCTTTATAGAACGAAAAAATGTATTGGTTGAAGATATACGTGGTGCACGACACAAAGTTCAAGAACGTGTACGTGAAAAAATGGAAGAAGTCATTGAGCGGGAGAACATAATGACTATACCGAATGTGTTGACTGTGGGTAGAGCATTTTTATCACCTTACATTGGATATATCATAGTGCAGCAAGATTATCGATTGGCAATGGGATTACTCGTGATAGCCGGTTTTACTGATTTG ttggaTGGACAAATCGCGCGACGTTGGCCTAGTCAATCAAGTAAAGCGGGTTCATTCCTAGATCCGATGGCAGATAAATTGCTGATTGGTTCATTAGTCATTTCAATGGGTCTTGGTGAATTATTGCCGTGGTGGTTAGCTGGTACTGTGCTGTTTCGCGATGTCTTCCTACTAGCAGCTGGCTTTGTTGTACGCTATATTAGTTTGCCACCGCCA CGCACGTTTACACGCTATTTTGATGCTACACATGTAACAGCGCAATTGGAACCGACGTTTATTAGTAAGATTAATACTGGTGTGCAATTGGCTACAATTGGTTTAAGCTTGGGTGCGCCATTATGGAATTATATAG ATCATCCGTTGTTGCATGGTTTATGGTATTTGACTGGTGCGACTACTGTTGCAGCTGCTTTGAGTTATATACTTAACAAGAATActtttaaaataataagaaatcaCAGAAATAATACGTAG
- the LOC137238090 gene encoding dehydrogenase/reductase SDR family protein 7-like: MALEEMEKCAAPAPASSDWGLFYFILGLVLIPVALPFIFLECYYRLKVKKYRNELAGKVVLITGASSGLGEAMSHTFYKAGCKVILAARRIDELERVKKDLLALDASAITYPPVIMAVDLSELKEIQNFGNKALSVHNQIDILINNGGISVRATAMSSAVDVDLKVMLVNYFGSIALTKAIMPSMLKRKTGHICFISSVQGKFALPYRSAYSASKHALQAFADSLRSEVANKGIQVTCVSPGYIRTQLSVNALTGTGKSYGKMDKTTATGMLPENVAQRILNAIVGNEKDVMIADLKAKFAYYVRYMCPSFYFWIIGNRARKLEKAEAAEQKKCK; the protein is encoded by the exons ATGGCACTGGAGGAAATGGAGAAATGTGCAGCTCCTGCACCTGCCAGTAGCGATTGGggattattttatttcatattaggTTTGGTGTTGATACCAGTTGCCTTGCCATTCATATTTTTGGAGTGTTATTATCGCTTAAAAGTGAAGAAGTATCGAAATGAGCTTGCCGGAAAG GTTGTACTTATAACAGGTGCAAGCTCAGGTTTGGGTGAAGCtatgtcacacacattttacaaggCCGGCTGCAAAGTAATTTTAGCTGCACGCCGCATTGACGAATTGGAACGCGTAAAAAAAGATCTATTGGCTTTAGATGCG AGCGCGATAACTTATCCGCCTGTTATCATGGCCGTGGATTTAAGCGAATTGAAAGAAATACAAAACTTTGGAAACAAAGCACTAAGTGTACATAATCAGATTGACATACTTATCAATAATGGTGGTATTAGTGTTCGTGCAACTGCTATGTCTTCTGCTGTGGATGTTGATTTGAAAGTTATGTTAGTCAATTATTTTGGTTCTATAGCGCTAACTAAAG CTATTATGCCATCAATGTTAAAAAGAAAAACTGGACATATATGCTTTATTAGCTCGGTGCAGGGAAAATTTGCATTACCTTATCGCTCAGCGTACTCAGCATCAAAACATGCTTTGCAAGCTTTCGCAGACTCACTGCGCTCAGAAGTCGCTAACAAGGGAATACAAGTGACATGCGTTAGTCCTGGCTATATACGTACGCAGTTATCTGTGAATGCACTTACGGGAACTGGTAAAAGTTATGGAA AAATGGATAAGACTACTGCCACCGGTATGCTCCCGGAAAATGTTGCCCAACGAATTTTAAATGCCATCGTTGGTAATGAAAAAGATGTAATGATCGCTGATTTGAAAGCTAAATTTGCTTATTACGTGCGTTATATGTGCCCATCATTCTATTTTTGGATAATCGGTAATCGGGCAAGAAAATTGGAAAAAGCCGAAGCTGCCGAACAAAAAAAGTGCAAGTGA
- the CIA30 gene encoding complex I intermediate-associated protein 30, mitochondrial — translation MSILLMCTRHLANSAKGPVTLSLLPKVAKCRSIYTTAIRSAFWEKDKKSGYQTKIAEPSKKELILDGLRELKGEIKLWKEEIKEYFEGDPVLIFRAGETDVVFNFKTENALDKWVVTTDADHGEGKSTATLELSATGAGLFHGNVNSEHVKDGIIKRTGYANIRTKRVRRSFKRETTYDWTQYNTLILKIRGDGRNYLINLHTEGYFDLEWNDVYHYVLYTRGGPHWQIAKIPFSKFFLSSKGRIQDRQLPIRLNRVTHFGFSVAAKNYMDGPFRLEVEYVGLEYDPTHREKFAYEMYKTDKYIVAT, via the exons atgagTATCCTCCTAATGTGCACAAGACACCTCGCAAACAGCGCAAAAGGTCCAGTAACACTGTCGCTCTTACCTAAAGTGGCAAAATGCCGTTCCATTTACACAACTGCCATACGCTCCGCCTTTTGGGAGAAAGATAAAAAATCGGGTTATCAAACAAAGATTGCTGAGCCGTCCAAAAAAGAACTCATTCTTGACGGCCTACGGGAACTTAAGGGGGAAATTAAGTTGTGGAAAGAGGAAATTAAAGAATACTTCGAAGGTGATCCTGTACTGATATTCCGAGCGGGTGAAACAGATGTAGTATTCAACTTTAAAACTGAAAACGCCCTTGACAAATGGGTCGTAACAACTGATGCTGATCATGGTGAAGGCAAAAGCACAGCAACGTTGGAGCTCAGTGCGACAGGTGCGGGGCTGTTTCATGGTAACGTAAATTCAGAGCATGTTAAAGATGGCATTATAAAACGTACTGGTTATGCTAATATACGCACAAAACGTGTGCGG CGCTCTTTCAAACGTGAAACAACCTACGACTGGACGCAATATAATACATTGATATTGAAAATACGTGGGGATGGACGAAATTATCTTATTAATCTTCATACCGAAGGCTATTTCGATTTAGAATGGAATGATGTTTATCATTATGTGCTATATACGCGAGGTGGCCCACATTGGCAAATAGCTAAG ATACCATTCTCCAAATTCTTTCTATCATCAAAGGGGCGCATACAAGATAGACAATTACCCATACGGTTAAATCGAGTTACGCACTTTGGGTTCTCTGTGGCCGCTAAAAATTATATGGATGGCCCTTTTCGTTTGGAAGTGGAGTATGTTGGGTTAGAATATGATCCAACCCATCGCGAAAAGTTTGCGTATGAAATGTACAAAACCGATAAGTACATTGTTGCGACTTGA
- the LOC137244761 gene encoding protein boule-like — protein MHKMAAPTGAAPTAAIEGPLSAPKYGTLIPNRIFVGGISGDTTESDLCRVFSAYGNVKSTKIIVDRAGVSKGYGFVTFETEQEAQRLQTDGECVVLKDRKLNIAPAIKKQSIVATNGAVYYTTTPPAPISNMPIDQFAATVYPQITDFTAAGVPTIYPPSMQYQPFYQYYSVPMVSAANVPTIWPQNYQGIYPC, from the coding sequence ATGCACAAGATGGCAGCACCGACGGGAGCAGCGCCGACGGCCGCAATTGAAGGACCGCTATCCGCGCCAAAATATGGTACGCTTATACCGAACAGAATTTTTGTTGGTGGGATAAGCGGTGACACAACGGAGTCGGATTTGTGTCGCGTATTTTCAGCTTACGGCAATGTTAAATCAACTAAAATAATCGTTGATCGTGCTGGCGTTAGCAAGGGTTATGGTTTCGTCACTTTCGAAACAGAACAAGAGGCTCAAAGGCTGCAAACGGATGGTGAATGCGTCGTGCTAAAGGATCGTAAACTGAATATAGCACCGGCTATCAAAAAACAATCGATCGTTGCAACGAACGGTGCTGTCTATTATAcaacaacaccaccagctccaATAAGTAATATGCCTATTGATCAATTTGCCGCTACGGTTTATCCACAAATTACTGATTTTACAGCAGCTGGTGTGCCAACAATTTACCCACCTTCAATGCAATATCAACCATTTTATCAATATTATAGCGTGCCAATGGTCAGTGCGGCGAATGTACCCACCATTTGGCCACAGAATTATCAAGGTATTTATCCATGTTAA